One genomic segment of Candidatus Bipolaricaulota bacterium includes these proteins:
- the mreC gene encoding rod shape-determining protein MreC: MQSGNLKKISIVSFASILIIVILHYTGALSPVENLFMAAVKPVGGAVYRLSGRINDFYYNQKKQNELIAENDKLHEELIQMQIVESENQELKSQLDFYKRQIDFQNSRNVKGVIADVIGKSNDNYQNFLIIDKGEKHGIKVGNAVTNENVIVGKIYEVSKYTSKALLVNDSFSKLAVSVNNNDNSVGILSGEFGLGMKIDLIPQTEKLSEEDFVISSGLEEAVPRGLLVGQIDNVVYTEGELFQTAFVRSPIDFNKIHYVNVLTIEYAD, encoded by the coding sequence ATGCAAAGCGGTAATCTAAAAAAAATCAGTATTGTTTCTTTTGCCTCGATTTTAATTATCGTGATTTTGCATTACACGGGAGCGCTCTCTCCCGTTGAAAATTTATTCATGGCCGCGGTTAAGCCGGTCGGCGGAGCGGTTTATCGATTGTCCGGCAGGATCAATGACTTTTACTACAATCAGAAAAAACAAAATGAATTGATTGCGGAAAACGACAAATTACATGAAGAGTTGATACAAATGCAAATTGTGGAAAGCGAAAATCAGGAATTGAAATCGCAGCTCGATTTTTATAAAAGACAAATTGATTTTCAAAACAGTCGGAATGTTAAAGGCGTGATCGCCGACGTTATCGGCAAAAGCAACGACAATTATCAAAATTTTTTAATAATTGATAAAGGAGAAAAGCACGGAATCAAGGTCGGCAACGCGGTGACCAATGAAAATGTCATTGTAGGGAAGATTTACGAAGTATCCAAATACACGTCCAAAGCATTGCTTGTCAATGACAGTTTTTCCAAGTTGGCTGTGTCCGTGAACAACAACGATAATTCCGTCGGCATTTTGAGCGGGGAATTCGGTCTGGGCATGAAGATAGATTTGATACCCCAAACTGAAAAATTGAGCGAAGAAGATTTTGTCATCTCTTCCGGGCTGGAAGAAGCCGTGCCTCGAGGTCTTTTGGTCGGTCAAATAGATAATGTCGTTTACACCGAGGGAGAATTGTTCCAAACGGCTTTTGTGAGATCCCCGATAGATTTTAACAAAATACACTACGTAAATGTTTTGACCATAGAATATGCTGATTAA